The segment CACCTGTGCGGCCAGCTGCGGGTGGGCCCAGACCGCGTTCATCGCGGCGACGCCGCGGTGCCCGCCGGGGCCGGATGGGCGTGGCCATGCGAAGGCACCCCGAACACCGCATGCGGCGCATCCACCGGCACGTCGGCGTGGCGCGCGCCCATCGCGATGATCCACACGCAGCCGGCGATCGAAGCAACGAACACCACCGCGCCCAGCCACAACACCGGCTGGCGATACCAGCGGCCGCGCGGGTCAGCGTCCGGCATCGCCGATGTCCGGATGGGCAAGGTGGTAGACGTAGGACGCCAGCACGCGCATCTGGTCGGCGCTCAGGCGCTTGTCCCAGGCCGGCATCGCGCCCTGGCGGCCACCACGGATGGTGGTCTCGATGTCGGCGACGGTGCCGCCGTGCAGCCAGATGGGGTCGGTGAGATTGGGCGCGCCCAGTGCCTGGTTGCCCTTGCCCTCCGGCCCATGGCACGCCGCGCAGGTGGCGAACAGCGGCTTGGCCGCGGCGGCCGCCGCCGCGTCGTGCGGCGCGCCGGAGAGGCTCAGCACGTACTGCGCCAGGTGCTTCACGTTGGGCTCGCCCAGGCTCGGTCCCCAGGCCGGCATCACGCCGGCGCGGCCGTGCTCGATGCTGGTGAGGATGTCCTTGCCGCTGCCGCCGTAGAGCCAGTCGTCATCGGTGAGGTTGGGGGCGCCCAGCGCCACGTTGC is part of the Dyella thiooxydans genome and harbors:
- the ccoP gene encoding cytochrome-c oxidase, cbb3-type subunit III, encoding MSAGWSMWVMFLVVLNLGITFFLFLWAPRAKIPTQPDGTSGHVWAHGVLREGVRRLPLWWVVFSAAMFVAGFTYLVLYPGFGNHKGALHWTAHGELAKDVAANDGKLDDLLARFREYPIEQLAGDPAAIQMGHRLFMDNCAACHGPAAHGNVALGAPNLTDDDWLYGGSGKDILTSIEHGRAGVMPAWGPSLGEPNVKHLAQYVLSLSGAPHDAAAAAAAKPLFATCAACHGPEGKGNQALGAPNLTDPIWLHGGTVADIETTIRGGRQGAMPAWDKRLSADQMRVLASYVYHLAHPDIGDAGR